The sequence ACCTTATATTCATCAATGTTTTTCCAGAAATTTGTCTTTGATAGAGAAGAAATCTATGTCAGAAACTAGAAAAATAATGACAAACACGACACTCAAATTCATGAGAAGGAACAGACGAAAAAGATAATATATAAGGGAACAGACCCAAGAAAACTAAACCCTCTAACAAGGAAATGAAAAAGCCACTGACAAGGAAATTTCCACCCTCCTAAGCCCTTGAGAGAGTAAAAAAAATCGTCTTTCACATATTTAATAAGAAGAAATATATATCATGAGTCaggatttattaaataacatgaaaaggAAAAATAAACGAAATGGAGGACGAAAGCTCCAAGATACTAGAGAAGGGCTAAGGATTAAGGATGGCCTTGCATATCCAACAACTCATTTAGACCTTTCAGTCTTTCTAATCCTTCACTCATCAAAAAACGAATTCGTTGCTTGTCATTGCAATTCTTGTTATTCTCCATCTCCTGCCTAATTGTCCTCCTTAATTCCCCTCGAGCATGAGGAGGTGCTCTTCGAGCAGTTCTTAATGCTTTCCTGTAGAGCTTAAATATTCGAGCTCGTAATATGAAATCCTGCAAACTCAACGAAACCACCATACCTCCCTTCCTAACCCTAAATTACAAGTAAATGGTAGTATAATTATCCTCTTTCACATATTTAATGTTCTTCATTTCAAGAAAGGGCTCAAATGGAACCCTTCAAATCAACTAAGCAAATGACCAAAGGAACATTCATGATCATAGCAAGAAAATAATTATCACCTATAAGCATGCACTGTCATCACTTCATATAAACAGCAGGAAATAAACCTAAAGACAACTAAAAGGTGCATACAATTACgagaaagaataaataaatatggcCACAATTTTAGATTAGAAAGAATGAGATTCTACCGTTGAATTCCTTCTCCAACTTCCATTTTGAAAAAGCTCCCAATCTTGACAAGAGATCCAACTTCTTGTGATAGATTATCTAATACCGTCTACAGAGAATATATTTAAAGCATTAGTAATCATTTGCAAAATATAGTTTCATATCCAAAAATCCATAATGCATGAATGTGCTCTCCTACATCGACTTGTGCATTATGTAGCAACATGCCGCAATTCATATATAACAAAGCAGTCTGGCTACTCAAGATGCAATCTAACAATGTCATGATATAAAACACGTGCGCAGCTTCTTGGAAGATGCAAGAGCATTAAATTTGATTTAAAAACAGTTATGGGAAACCAAACAAACCATCTTTATAAAGAAACCTTGATCAAATAATCAGGAAACATTCATTCCAAGGAAAAGCTACTGATAAAATTAAGAAATGCTAAAGAACACCCTAGGGTGTCCAACACCCTATACATGCAAATTAATATTGGGTCCCACATATTCAACTTTCattaattttaagttgaaaCACATGAGATCTGCTACTGAATTGCAGCTAGAGCGAAATGCCATCTTTACGGTGTTGAGCACCCTAGGTTGCTTTATAGCAATGCTCGATAAAATTGGGTTCCCTACAAGATTCAATCTTCACTTTAAAAAGTTGGTCACATTGATCCAATGATAACTTGGCAATCATAAATCACAAATctagttgtatttttttttttttgtgtggagAATAGAGTGAAAATAATGATTCTTTACTGAATTTATTAGTTCATTTCCGAGTTTGTCACAAAATTCTACATGAGACACTAGTAATACTACTATTATGATACCTTCACGTTTAGATCATTCATAATAAACTTCTGCTCCATAAGCACAACGTCCTCATAATATTTGCGCAATCGACCTTCTACCATCTTTTCTATTGCCATCTGAGACTTCCCAGAACTTTCAGCCTAAAATAGAAACAAAATACGTTATAAAGATATAAATGTAGGCAAAGCTAAAATGAATAAATCCAGATTATATTTGTGTCAGGATGCCATGGAATTTTAATTATAGCCATATATGATTTATTGAAAGCCCaagtaaaatgttatttatatCAACTTTCCCCTATATAA is a genomic window of Cannabis sativa cultivar Pink pepper isolate KNU-18-1 chromosome 9, ASM2916894v1, whole genome shotgun sequence containing:
- the LOC115708890 gene encoding elongation factor Ts, mitochondrial isoform X3, encoding MMGENIKLRRAFVISASSQGVVSTYLHTSPQPGLGRIAGVVSLEVEDGNSQSEALQRVGSELAMHVVAAKPLFLTREHVTSDALENEREILKSQAESSGKSQMAIEKMVEGRLRKYYEDVVLMEQKFIMNDLNVKTVLDNLSQEVGSLVKIGSFFKMEVGEGIQRVRKGGMVVSLSLQDFILRARIFKLYRKALRTARRAPPHARGELRRTIRQEMENNKNCNDKQRIRFLMSEGLERLKGLNELLDMQGHP